Part of the Jatrophihabitans sp. GAS493 genome, GTCCGGGTAGGCCGAGTTGAGCTTGCCCATGCCGTGGCCCGGGATGCTGACCCAGGAGTCACGGGGGAGCGAGATCACCGAGGCCGACTTACCGTCGGCCGGAGCGTGCAGGATCATCATCGTGTCGGTGTTGTAGCTGCCGCCGTCTTTATTGGTTCCGAGCGCCTTCAGCTCGGCCGCGGTGGCCGTGTCGCGGTCGTCGTTGCCGACGATGAGGATGTTCTGGTCCGTCCCGTCGACATCCGGGGCGGCGCTGGCGCCGGCCTTGCCGCCGACACTGGAGGCCGGGATCGCGTCGAGGCGGCGGATGTTGCTGTTCAGGCCCTTCCAGGTGTACCAGGCATAGCCGCTGCCGAGGACGATCGCGACGGAGAGCAGAGCCGAGATGGTCATCGCTCCCAGCGTGGCGCCGCGGCGCAGATCGGCACTGGGATTGCGGTTTGTGCTGCGCTTGGCACTACGGCTGCCGGGACGCCCACTGGGTTGGCTCGCCGACGACCGGGCCGGCTTCGCCGCCGCCGGTTGGGCCGCGGCGGCCGCCGCCCGCTGCTCGGCGCGCCCGGCCCGCCGACCGCGCGGATGCAGCTCTGGCGGGAGCGGCGGAGGTGGGGAGGCCTGCCCGGCGTCCGGGCCCGGAGTCTCCTCGGGGCGCCAACCGTAGAAGGGCGGTTCGCCGCCGTGTGAAGTCACTGTTCCAGATTACCGGGGTGCCTCGCAGAATCCCCGGGGCACTTGGGCTGCGTTCAGGTGGGCCCGATCGAGCCCGCGTCCGCAGCGGTATCCGTAGCTGGGTCTGAGCGGCGCGAAGACCGAGGCCGAGTTGGCTAATTGATGCAGCTAACGGCGGCCGAGGTGGTGGCCTTTTTGGCGGCTGTCGTTGAAGAAACGCTGGCGTGCATGCTGGTGGCAGCGCTAGGTGGGGTGCTCGGTGCGGTACTCGGTGCCGCGGCTACGCCCTTCGCCACCACGCCGTTCTCTCCGAGGACCAGAGTGACCTTCTTCACAGAGTCGGTGAGGACCAGTTTTGCGCCCGGTGTCGCGTTCGCGACCGCCTTCGCCTTCCCCTGCAGGCCCTCGGGGTACTCCACGCTGGTCTGTGGAGTGAGGTCCGTCGAGTCGATCGTCTCGACGTGGAAGCCGAGCCGCTTCAGCGCGGTGCCGTTCTCGGCGGCGAGGCCGGCGATCGAGGTCCCGTTCAGCACGTCGACCGACACGCTGCCGGGTGCGGCGGCCGGGGCGGCCGAGAGCGCCGAGTCCGCAGCCTTGCCCTGCAGGGTCCGGATGAAGCTGGGCAGCGCCGCGGTGTTGATCGCGACGATCGAGGTCTCCACGCCGTCCGGGTAGATCGTCTGTGAGCCATCGTTCGGGATGGTGGCGAAGGTGATGTTGCCGGCGGACATGTTCTGGAACTCGCCGGCCAGCGATACGACGTTCAACGCCGGGTCGATCAGCAGCGACGTGCTCACCGCCTTGAGCAGATCACGCAGCTTGAACGGGTTCAGCAGCACGCCCGCGGTGGCGACCTTCCTGAACGCGGCGGAGAGGAAGTACTGCTGCCGTTTGATCCGGTCGAGATCACCTTGGGGGAGGCCGTGGCGCTGGCGGACGAAGGCCAGAGCCTGGGTTCCCATGATCACCGAGTGACCCGCCGGCAGATTGATCCCGGAGTAGCCGTGGCCGTTGGCATCGGAGTCGGTCGATGGATTCTGGGCCGCTCTGAGACAGACGTCCACACCGCCGATGGCGATGCTTATCCGGTAGAAGCCGAGGAGATTGACCTGCATGTAATGGTCGATGTGCAGACCGGTGAGGCCGTTGAGGGTCTTGATCAGCAGGATGATTCCGGCGCTCTCGCTCGCCGTCTCGTCCGCGCCCTTGCCCTTCGCCGTGCTGTAGCCGTCACCGTAGGCCGAGTTGATCTTGCCCTTCCCGAAGCCCGGGATATCGACCCAGGAGTCGCGGGGGATCGAGACGACCGTCGCCTTCCCGCCCTTGGCCGGCACGTGCAGGATCATCATCGTGTCGGTGTTGACGCTGCCGCCGTCGTCGGTGGTTCCAAGTGCCTTCAGCTCCGCTGCGTTGGCCCCGGCTCGGCTGTCGTCGCCGATCAGCAGGATGTTCTGGTCCGCGCCGTCGGCGTCGGCGCCGGTCAGGGCCGGGACCGCAGCACCGTGGCCGATATCTGAGTTGAACTTCTGATAGCTCGCCCAGGCGATGCCGCTGGCCACCAACGTGACGAGTGAGATGAGGGCCACGACTGCGCGAATACCGGCGCCGAGCGTGCTGTGACTACCGACTCCCGCCGGGCGCGGGCCCAACTGGTCGGGAGTGTCCAGCGGGGCTTCGACACCGGCCTGGGGGAGGTCGTGGTTCCGGTCGGACATGCACCCGAGGCTAGCCCGGTAGCGGCGGCGATCCGGTCAAGCGCGCCGACCGGGGGTGGGCATCTGGAATACTCCTCGCATGCGTATTTTCGTCACCGGGGCCGCGGGCTTCATCGGCTCTCAATATGTCCGTGATCTGCTCGCCGGGGCCTACCCGGCTTACGCCGACGCCGACGTCACGGTCTACGACAAGCTCACCTACGCCGGAAATCTGGCGAACCTGGCGTCCGTGCAGGACAACCCTCACTACACCTTCGTTCAGGGTGACATCTGTGACCCGATCGCGCTGGATGCCGCGCTGCCCGGGCACGACGTGCTGATCAACTTCGCCGCGGAGACCCACGTCGACCGCTCGATCACCGGCGCCGCTGACTTCGCCGTCACCAACTTCCTCGGCGCCCAGCAGATCTTCGACGCCGCCCTCCGCCACCGGGTCGGCCGGGTCGTGCACGTCTCCACCGACGAGGTCTACGGCTCGATCCCCGAGGGCAGTTGGCGCGAGGATCACATCCTGGAACCGAACTCGCCGTACTCGGCGGCCAAGGCCGGCGCCGACCTGCTGGCTCGCGCCTACGCCCGCACGTATGGCCTGAACGTCTCCGTGACGCGCTGCAGCAACAACTACGGACCCTTCCACTTCCCCGAGAAGGTCATCCCGCTCTTCGTCACCAACCTCATCGACGGCAAGTCGGTGCCGCTCTACGGCGACGGACTCAACGTCCGCGATTGGCTCTTCGTCGCCGACCACTGCCGGGGCATCCAGCTTGTCGCCGAGAAGGGCAACGCCGGGGAGTTCTACAACATCGGCGGCGGTCGTGAGCTCTCCAACAAGGAGCTGACTCAGCAGTTGCTGGACGCGACCGGCCGGGACTGGAGCGCCGTCACCTACGTCGAGGACCGTCTCGGTCACGATCGTCGCTACTCGGTCGACTACAGCAAGACGGCCGAACTGGGCTACGCCCCGCAGGTGACGTTCGAGGAGGGCCTGGCCCTCACCGTCGACTGGTATCGCAACAATCGAGCCTGGTGGGAACCGCTGAAGGCTCGCGCGGCGCTGGCGTAGTCGATGCCGACCGACGCGGAAATTGCTGCCAAACGCTGGCTCATCACCGGCTGTCTCGGGCAGCTGGGGCATGACCTGGAACTGATTCTCACGGCCGCCGGGGCCACCGTCCTAGCGACGGACCGCCCGGACCTCGACATCCTGGATTCGGCCGCGGTCTCGGCGGCCGTCGCTGACTTCAAACCAGACGTCGTGCTCAACGCCGCGGCCTACACCGCCGTCGACGCAGCTGAGAACGACGAGGACAACGCTTACCGGATCAACGCGACCGGCCCGGCGATCCTCTCCGCCGCCCTCGCCGCGCACGGCGGCCGACTGATCCACGTCTCGACCGACTACGTCTTTCCCGGAGACGCCACGCGGCCCTACGAGGTGGCCGATCCGACCGGTCCGGCCACCGCGTACGGTCGCACCAAGCTGGCCGGTGAGGTCGCCGTCCGCGAATTACTGCCGGACAACTCTTATGTAGTGCGCACCGCGTGGGTCTACGGAGCCAACGGGGCGAACTTTGTGAAGACGATGGCCCGGTTGGAGAAGACGCGCGACACCGTGACCGTCATCGACGACCAACGCGGTTCACCGACGTGGACCGCCGACCTGGCCGCCGGACTCATCGAACTGGCCCTCTCCGATGCCGCGCCAGGGCTTTATCACTGCACCGGCAGTGGCGAAACGACGTGGTTCGACTTCACCCGGGCGATCTTCGCCGAACTCGGCGCCGACCCGGAACGGGTGCGGCCCACGACATCGGCGGAGTACGGCAGCGCCACGCCACGCCCGAGTTACTCGGTCCTCTCCGACCGAGCATGGGTGGAGGCCGGTCTCACCCCGATGCCGCAGTGGCGCGACGCGCTCTCCAAGGCATTCGAGCAGCACCGCGAAGCTTTCCTGCCGGCTGAGTAGGGGGCTTAGGCGCGACTAGTTCGCGAAGGCGGTGACCAGCCAGGAGGCGGCCGCCAGCCAGACACCGTCCGGTCGCTGCCGGGCCGCGAACGCGGCACGCAGATCGGCCCGCGCTCGCGCCGCGGCGGCGGGGTCCGCCTCGGCCAGTTCGGAGGCGGTGCTCGGATCGGAGAGCTCAAACGCGAGGGCGTCATCCGCATCGCTGCCCACGCGCAGTGGCTCATTCAGCTGGCTGATTTCGATACCGCGCCACCCCGCTCGGCTGAGGAGCGTCCGCACGTACTCAGGATCGGCGAGCGCGAACGGCCCGCTCGGTCGCGCCACCGGCGCCGGCGATCCCAAGTGAGGGGCGAGTGCATCGAAGGCTACCGTCCAATTCTCGTTGCGCGCTCGTTCCGCCCAGCAGACGAAAGCCAGTCGCCCATTGGGTCGCATCGCGGCACGGACGTTGGCGAAGGCGGCGGTGTGATCGGCAAAGAACATCACCCCATACCGACTGATCGCCAGGTCGAACGAGGCGCCACCGAAGTCCATCGTCTGCACATCAGCCACTTCGAAGCGGACGTTTGCCCGGCCCGCGTCGGCGCCCCGGGAACGAGCCTGGCCGATCATCGCGGCCGAGATGTCGACGCCGAGCGCCGTACCGGCTCCGGGCGTGACCGCCTGCGCCGCACGCAACGTGGTGCTGCCGCAACCACAGCCGATATCCAACACTTGCTCCCCCGGGCCGGGCGCGGCAGCCGCTAACAGCGCCTCACCGTGGCGGGCGAGCAGCGCGTCGAACCGGTCGTCGTGATCGGCCCAGAAGCGGGCTACGGGGCCATTCCAGTCAATGCCGTTCGCCGCCTGGGCGGGTGCCTGATCGCTCTCCTCCATTCCCCGACGCTAACCCACTCCGCCC contains:
- a CDS encoding LCP family protein, with amino-acid sequence MSDRNHDLPQAGVEAPLDTPDQLGPRPAGVGSHSTLGAGIRAVVALISLVTLVASGIAWASYQKFNSDIGHGAAVPALTGADADGADQNILLIGDDSRAGANAAELKALGTTDDGGSVNTDTMMILHVPAKGGKATVVSIPRDSWVDIPGFGKGKINSAYGDGYSTAKGKGADETASESAGIILLIKTLNGLTGLHIDHYMQVNLLGFYRISIAIGGVDVCLRAAQNPSTDSDANGHGYSGINLPAGHSVIMGTQALAFVRQRHGLPQGDLDRIKRQQYFLSAAFRKVATAGVLLNPFKLRDLLKAVSTSLLIDPALNVVSLAGEFQNMSAGNITFATIPNDGSQTIYPDGVETSIVAINTAALPSFIRTLQGKAADSALSAAPAAAPGSVSVDVLNGTSIAGLAAENGTALKRLGFHVETIDSTDLTPQTSVEYPEGLQGKAKAVANATPGAKLVLTDSVKKVTLVLGENGVVAKGVAAAPSTAPSTPPSAATSMHASVSSTTAAKKATTSAAVSCIN
- the rfbB gene encoding dTDP-glucose 4,6-dehydratase produces the protein MRIFVTGAAGFIGSQYVRDLLAGAYPAYADADVTVYDKLTYAGNLANLASVQDNPHYTFVQGDICDPIALDAALPGHDVLINFAAETHVDRSITGAADFAVTNFLGAQQIFDAALRHRVGRVVHVSTDEVYGSIPEGSWREDHILEPNSPYSAAKAGADLLARAYARTYGLNVSVTRCSNNYGPFHFPEKVIPLFVTNLIDGKSVPLYGDGLNVRDWLFVADHCRGIQLVAEKGNAGEFYNIGGGRELSNKELTQQLLDATGRDWSAVTYVEDRLGHDRRYSVDYSKTAELGYAPQVTFEEGLALTVDWYRNNRAWWEPLKARAALA
- the rfbD gene encoding dTDP-4-dehydrorhamnose reductase, whose protein sequence is MPTDAEIAAKRWLITGCLGQLGHDLELILTAAGATVLATDRPDLDILDSAAVSAAVADFKPDVVLNAAAYTAVDAAENDEDNAYRINATGPAILSAALAAHGGRLIHVSTDYVFPGDATRPYEVADPTGPATAYGRTKLAGEVAVRELLPDNSYVVRTAWVYGANGANFVKTMARLEKTRDTVTVIDDQRGSPTWTADLAAGLIELALSDAAPGLYHCTGSGETTWFDFTRAIFAELGADPERVRPTTSAEYGSATPRPSYSVLSDRAWVEAGLTPMPQWRDALSKAFEQHREAFLPAE
- a CDS encoding class I SAM-dependent methyltransferase, whose translation is MEESDQAPAQAANGIDWNGPVARFWADHDDRFDALLARHGEALLAAAAPGPGEQVLDIGCGCGSTTLRAAQAVTPGAGTALGVDISAAMIGQARSRGADAGRANVRFEVADVQTMDFGGASFDLAISRYGVMFFADHTAAFANVRAAMRPNGRLAFVCWAERARNENWTVAFDALAPHLGSPAPVARPSGPFALADPEYVRTLLSRAGWRGIEISQLNEPLRVGSDADDALAFELSDPSTASELAEADPAAAARARADLRAAFAARQRPDGVWLAAASWLVTAFAN